In a single window of the Nicotiana tomentosiformis chromosome 10, ASM39032v3, whole genome shotgun sequence genome:
- the LOC138900007 gene encoding uncharacterized protein — protein sequence MVDALSRKVESMDSLAFLLAVERPLAMDLQALANLFVRLDISDPSRVLACVVSQSSLLERIKARQFDDPQLLVLKDTVIKGGAKKVVIGYDGVMRHQGRICVLNVDGLRELILEETHSSRYSIHPGVMKMYHDLKQHYWWQKMKKDIVGHVS from the coding sequence atggtcgatgccttgagtaggaaggtagAGAGCATGGACAGTTTGGCATTTTTACTggcagtggagaggccattagccatggATCTTCAGGCTTTGGCAAACCTGTTTGTAAGGTTGGACATTTCGGATCCTAgtagggttcttgcttgtgttgtaagCCAGTCATCTTTGTTGGAGCGCATCAAGGCTCGCCAATTTGATGATCCTCAGTTGTTGGTGTTGAAAGACACGGTGATAAAGGGTGGTGCTAAAAAGGTTGTGATTGGgtatgatggtgttatgcggcatcagggccggatttgtgttctgaatgttgatgggttgagagagttgatccttgaagagACTCATAGTTCAcgatattccattcacccaggtgtcatgaagatgtaccatgacttaAAGCAACACTACTGGTGgcaaaagatgaagaaagacattgttggacatgtctcatag